The window CCCGCTAAGCTGGGGTCATTTTTTTTAATTTGCTATTACTTTTACCTGTCCGGAAGGTATGTTGGGCCTGTCTGGCGCAACCGCCACACTTCGCGGAACGGTTAATTTACTGTCAGGTACGCCTCCTGCTGCCCCTGCAGGTAGTGGCATGCTGTATTTCTCCAGGCTTAGGCGCGAGAGCAAATAGCACACCTGGCTTTCCGCTCCCTGGTGGCTGCTAAGCTTTCCATGCTTCAGTCCATCGTAACAGCCGCCAGTAGCAGGATTGTAGAGGGCCTGCTGCAGGCTGTTATTACCCATAAACCAGCTGAAGGCTGCATACATTTTTTCAAGGTATTGCTGTTCGCCGGTTTGCTGATAAAAAAGGTTGAGCATCAGAATTGTCTGACTCACTTCTACAGGCTCGTTATTAAAAGCAAACTGTTCTTCATTGATTACCCGCAGGGCATGATCTTCTGTTGCCGTAGCAGCAGGCACTTTAATAAAAAAGTGCTCAAGTAAAAACCTGAAAGAACGGTATGCTGTATTTTTAAAGGTTTCTTCTCCGGTAGCCATCCAAGCCATTAACATCGCCTCCGGCAGCAAACCATTTTCCAAGCCCAGTTCAGGCTCAAACCAGGCCCATTCTGCACTGGCACTGGCATTGAAAGACTGCTGGAGGTGGCTGGCCATTGTGGTGATCAGCGCTGCAACATCGCTGCTCTCCTGCACCTTGCTGTATTGATAAAGTGCTTTTACCGCATAAGCAGAAGCCTTCAAAGAAGATACAGCAGCTATATGCGGGAGTGCACTGTTGAAGATGCGCTGTGCTAACCTGGTCAGATCGGACGGCAGCTGATCCTGACTGCTGATCAGGTTTGCCAGTGCCCACATGGCTTGCATGCTGCTTTCTTCTGAAAGCTGCCTGTTATGCTGGGGTACATAGTCGCCACCATCGTCGAGCTGGTTAATAAAGCTGCCATCGGGCTGCTGGCATTTGCGGATCACGTTCAGGAACCGGCGCATGAGCATTAACAACAGCAGTTCGTTTGCAGCATCATAGCGATACCAAAGTAAAGCAGCCACCAGGGCTTTGGCGTTATCTTTTAGTAAATAGCCCTGCTGGGCAAGCAGATGATCGTGCAGATCAATATGGAGCAGACCAATTGAGGTAGTTAAACGATACAGATGATCGGGCTTTAACTCAGGCAATTTATAGTGCGAATGCAGTGGCACCAGTTCTCCAAAAATTTTCTGATAGGCAAGGGCGGTATTTGGCCATAAAAGAGGATGCTTTGCCGAAATAACGGGTAATATCCCTGATGGCTCTTTTGAGGTTCCTTCGCTCGCCAGGCTGCTAATAGTTGCCGCAATAGCTTCGGGGCATTTTAAATTAACAGTGCTGCTGCTGGAAGGATGGGTCTGCAACAATTCTTTTACAGCTGGTGTTTCATCGGCCAGCACCATATTACCGCTGCTAAGGGCCATGGCCAGGCTGCTAAGGTTATTGTTGCTGTTGTGAATGTATACATCAGACAGGCACATATACTCCAGAAGCTCCTCCTGGCCTAAGAATCGGTTCACAAAACGAACATGCTTTTGCAGCTGCTTTTTAAAAATAAGGTCCTTCAGCTGAATGCGATAACGGTCACCCTCAAAGCGGAAAGCAGTTGG of the Flammeovirgaceae bacterium 311 genome contains:
- a CDS encoding group 1 glycosyl transferase (COG0438 Glycosyltransferase), coding for MILFLSAYPPREYGVASYSYHLIQALKEHFDSSSLSVEVCALEGEEGSSLHDPDDVRNVQNMRDVRYVLNTYDPAACRELAHLINGDANVQAVCIQHRFGLWGGNNWGDNILHFLEVLDKPLAIVLHNVLPEPDTELRHVVKEISRQADLLVTLTNHHASLLREHYQVPDEQIRVVLPGAPVVSPFNKDALREKHKLSGKLVLASFGLLRRSKGIEHILNALDIIREKHPDVVYLILGETHPTAFRFEGDRYRIQLKDLIFKKQLQKHVRFVNRFLGQEELLEYMCLSDVYIHNSNNNLSSLAMALSSGNMVLADETPAVKELLQTHPSSSSTVNLKCPEAIAATISSLASEGTSKEPSGILPVISAKHPLLWPNTALAYQKIFGELVPLHSHYKLPELKPDHLYRLTTSIGLLHIDLHDHLLAQQGYLLKDNAKALVAALLWYRYDAANELLLLMLMRRFLNVIRKCQQPDGSFINQLDDGGDYVPQHNRQLSEESSMQAMWALANLISSQDQLPSDLTRLAQRIFNSALPHIAAVSSLKASAYAVKALYQYSKVQESSDVAALITTMASHLQQSFNASASAEWAWFEPELGLENGLLPEAMLMAWMATGEETFKNTAYRSFRFLLEHFFIKVPAATATEDHALRVINEEQFAFNNEPVEVSQTILMLNLFYQQTGEQQYLEKMYAAFSWFMGNNSLQQALYNPATGGCYDGLKHGKLSSHQGAESQVCYLLSRLSLEKYSMPLPAGAAGGVPDSKLTVPRSVAVAPDRPNIPSGQVKVIAN